One part of the Pyruvatibacter sp. genome encodes these proteins:
- a CDS encoding UDP-N-acetylmuramoylalanyl-D-glutamyl-2,6-diaminopimelate--D-alanyl-D-alanine ligase — translation MATPIPLWRSADAVVAMNATATGAADWQAHGVSIDTRTLQPGDMFFALEGDGADGHDYVAQALKKGAACVVVSRAIADLADTSSVLMVDNTLRALERLGIAARARSDARICAVTGSVGKTGTKEGLRHILEGQGITHASAASYNNHIGVPLTLARMPADAQFGVFEIGMNHANEIAPLTRMVQPEAAIVTTVEAVHIENFNAVEDIADAKGEIFEGLQAGGTAILNRDNVHFERLKARAGLCGAGNIVGFGHSELADARIERMSLRADASYVTATICGHDITYKLGVPGEHIVMNSLAMLACVNALGADLALAGLALAGLEPPAGRGSRIEIALGGGSFLMIDESYNANPTSMAAVMQALGNTPPGPHGRRIAVVGDMLELGDHARAGHAGLKEPILAADVDLVFACGPLMENLWDALPQRVRGAYADTSAELAPRVVEEIAPGDVVMVKGSLGSRMAQVVTALKNMGTPVTVTPQEEQEPV, via the coding sequence ATGGCCACTCCCATACCTTTGTGGCGGTCTGCCGATGCTGTGGTGGCCATGAATGCTACAGCGACGGGTGCCGCCGACTGGCAGGCGCATGGTGTGTCCATTGATACGCGCACCTTACAGCCGGGCGACATGTTTTTTGCACTTGAGGGAGATGGTGCGGATGGTCACGACTATGTAGCGCAGGCTCTCAAGAAGGGTGCTGCGTGCGTTGTGGTATCGCGTGCGATTGCCGACCTTGCGGATACCTCATCGGTTTTGATGGTTGATAACACGTTGCGTGCTCTTGAGCGGTTGGGCATTGCCGCGCGCGCGCGCAGCGACGCGCGCATCTGTGCCGTGACTGGGTCTGTTGGCAAGACCGGCACCAAGGAAGGACTGCGCCATATTCTCGAAGGGCAGGGCATAACCCATGCATCCGCTGCGTCCTACAACAATCACATTGGCGTACCGCTGACGCTGGCACGAATGCCTGCTGATGCTCAGTTTGGTGTTTTTGAAATAGGCATGAACCACGCAAACGAGATTGCGCCGTTAACGCGCATGGTTCAGCCGGAAGCCGCAATCGTTACCACCGTAGAAGCCGTTCATATCGAGAACTTCAACGCGGTTGAAGATATTGCCGATGCCAAGGGCGAAATATTTGAGGGCCTGCAGGCGGGTGGCACGGCTATTCTCAACCGCGACAATGTGCATTTTGAGCGGTTGAAGGCGCGGGCTGGCCTTTGCGGAGCGGGCAACATTGTGGGCTTTGGGCATAGTGAACTGGCGGATGCCCGCATCGAACGTATGTCGCTTCGGGCAGATGCGTCGTATGTCACCGCGACCATTTGCGGGCATGACATCACCTACAAGCTGGGCGTGCCGGGCGAGCACATCGTGATGAACTCGCTGGCGATGCTGGCCTGTGTCAACGCCCTTGGTGCTGATCTGGCGCTGGCTGGTCTGGCATTGGCAGGTCTGGAGCCGCCCGCAGGTCGGGGCAGCCGAATTGAGATCGCGCTTGGTGGCGGTTCATTCCTGATGATTGATGAAAGCTACAACGCGAACCCCACTTCAATGGCTGCGGTGATGCAGGCGCTGGGCAATACACCGCCCGGCCCGCATGGCAGGCGTATTGCTGTTGTCGGTGACATGCTGGAGCTGGGCGATCATGCCCGCGCGGGACATGCGGGTCTGAAAGAGCCGATCCTTGCAGCAGACGTTGACCTTGTTTTTGCCTGCGGGCCGCTGATGGAAAACCTCTGGGATGCCTTGCCGCAGCGGGTGCGCGGTGCTTATGCCGATACCTCCGCCGAACTTGCCCCGCGTGTTGTGGAAGAAATTGCACCCGGCGATGTGGTGATGGTCAAAGGCTCACTGGGCAGCCGAATGGCCCAGGTTGTGACTGCACTCAAAAACATGGGCACGCCCGTGACTGTCACACCACAAGAAGAACAGGAGCCTGTCTGA